One Sphingobacteruim zhuxiongii DNA window includes the following coding sequences:
- the xseB gene encoding exodeoxyribonuclease VII small subunit — protein sequence MENKYTYQDAFLELQQIVAEIEEGEVSVDELSAKISRASSLLAICKAKLTDSEKEVEKLLEKLDKSDAISE from the coding sequence ATGGAAAATAAGTATACTTACCAAGATGCCTTTCTTGAATTGCAGCAAATAGTTGCAGAGATTGAAGAGGGTGAAGTATCTGTCGATGAGTTGTCGGCAAAGATTTCACGAGCATCTTCGCTATTGGCAATCTGTAAAGCCAAACTTACGGATTCAGAGAAAGAAGTGGAAAAATTGCTAGAGAAGCTGGATAAAAGCGATGCCATTAGCGAATAA
- a CDS encoding sigma-70 family RNA polymerase sigma factor: MPLANKTKRLPVEEIPLLLSAIGRDRDQQAYKRVFYFYYQDLVRYSFSIVRDYSIAEDVVADVLLKLWLLEGKAMEIQNLSFYLFRAVKNSSLNELTKLQRQDSLDQNYEVMDPQNPEQLTISKEFVANIEHAIELLPPKCKTVFLLVREQQLSYAEAADLLGISINTVNRHVQLALSKLYELINKK; encoded by the coding sequence ATGCCATTAGCGAATAAAACAAAGCGTCTACCTGTGGAAGAAATTCCATTGCTGTTGTCTGCTATTGGTCGTGACAGGGACCAACAGGCCTATAAACGTGTGTTTTATTTTTACTATCAAGATTTAGTGCGCTATAGTTTCTCCATTGTTCGAGATTATTCGATTGCAGAAGATGTAGTAGCCGATGTATTATTGAAGCTATGGCTCCTGGAGGGTAAAGCGATGGAAATACAAAATCTCTCTTTCTACTTGTTTCGAGCTGTGAAGAATTCTTCGCTTAATGAGCTTACTAAGCTACAGCGGCAAGATAGCCTAGATCAAAATTATGAGGTCATGGATCCTCAGAATCCAGAACAACTAACAATCTCTAAAGAATTTGTTGCGAATATTGAACATGCGATAGAACTACTACCTCCAAAATGTAAAACGGTCTTTTTGTTAGTGCGGGAGCAACAACTTTCGTATGCAGAAGCAGCCGATCTTCTTGGGATTTCTATCAACACGGTTAATAGACATGTGCAGCTTGCTTTGAGCAAACTGTATGAATTGATTAATAAAAAATAA
- a CDS encoding FecR family protein — protein MHHSEKDHFFTLLDNKLQGTLSADELKELEALVASNQDYKQFYSMVFSSSQVDITNVDLAFDRQIEKIEALQKPQIRSIWPKYLRIAASILLLGLLGYFALYFTNSNSEQVYMTMNGEREFFKLEDGTEVWLNGGSKLRISSEFGEQDRRVELEGEGYFHVAKDAKKPFFVNAKNTQIRVLGTTFNVRAYAEEDKTETILIEGKVELKAGEKHQPYTMSPGEKVAVVSSSDAQAALSADDGRVTQLGDVALVVSSKDLGNLTNSKEIQWRSNKLVFDNESMSIVFSKLEKWYNVKIETTVGDINKSRFSGYFNDVPIDEVLKTLKETGNIKSFKRVGNSYTVE, from the coding sequence ATGCACCATTCGGAAAAGGATCATTTTTTTACATTGCTAGATAACAAGCTTCAAGGAACTTTGTCGGCTGACGAGCTGAAAGAGTTAGAGGCTTTAGTCGCTTCCAATCAGGATTACAAGCAATTCTACTCCATGGTATTTTCTTCATCACAGGTAGACATTACGAATGTGGATCTTGCTTTCGATCGGCAAATAGAAAAAATTGAAGCTTTACAGAAACCTCAAATTCGTTCTATTTGGCCTAAATATTTGCGAATTGCCGCAAGCATTTTGTTGCTGGGCTTGCTAGGCTATTTTGCGTTGTATTTTACTAATTCTAATTCGGAGCAAGTGTATATGACGATGAATGGAGAAAGGGAGTTCTTTAAATTGGAAGATGGTACTGAGGTTTGGTTGAATGGCGGTAGTAAATTACGTATTTCATCGGAGTTTGGGGAGCAGGATCGTCGTGTTGAATTGGAAGGTGAGGGATATTTTCACGTGGCGAAAGATGCCAAAAAACCTTTTTTCGTTAATGCAAAGAATACGCAAATTCGAGTGTTGGGAACAACCTTCAATGTACGTGCTTACGCTGAGGAAGACAAAACCGAAACTATCCTTATCGAAGGAAAAGTGGAATTAAAGGCAGGAGAAAAACATCAGCCCTATACCATGTCGCCCGGAGAAAAAGTTGCTGTAGTTTCAAGTTCTGATGCGCAAGCGGCATTATCTGCAGATGATGGTCGTGTAACGCAACTTGGGGATGTCGCATTAGTAGTCTCGAGTAAGGATCTTGGTAATCTTACAAATTCCAAAGAGATCCAATGGCGTTCAAATAAGCTGGTTTTTGATAATGAGTCGATGTCTATTGTGTTTTCAAAGTTGGAGAAATGGTACAATGTGAAGATTGAGACGACAGTAGGTGACATCAATAAAAGCCGCTTTTCCGGTTATTTCAATGATGTTCCTATTGACGAAGTGTTGAAAACATTGAAAGAGACAGGTAATATCAAATCTTTTAAACGTGT